Within Homo sapiens chromosome 2, GRCh38.p14 Primary Assembly, the genomic segment CGCCTTCCTCTGAAGACACAAAGCAAACTTTCCTTTCTCCTGATTCGGGTAATTTCCACCACAGAACAGCTTTTCCATAGCAGTAATAAACTAGTTTGGGAATCTTTGGAAgccaaacaacaataaaatacaaaaaatgtagaTGGCATATGGCTGGTGTTAGTCTGTTTTCCCTTCAAGTTCTTCCCGGTTTTTGATAGCTTCATAAGGGCCTAATTGTTGGCAGCaccaaaataaaagatttttaaactttatacttACTAAGTGCTTTTTGTCATTTCCTCACCTCTCTATACATTCCTACCTGATCACCAAATTATTATGGAGATTTGAACAGTGCTTGGCTTATagtattcagtaaatgttgaTAACAATTGTCATTatccagagacagaaaatatgttcaatattTAAATCTTAACCTATTTTTATCAATGATTACTTGAGAAAATCAAGTGTAATTCAAGCTGAACTCTTTCAAATTGTAggacatgtttatttttaagcctAAATGTTATGTCTCTCTAGCCTAGCTATATAAAATAGCCTTTCTCTCAAAGCCAATGCTAGGGCAAGAAAATGGACAGGGGACTAGATTAAAAGAACTgagagaaacataaaaaaaaaaaatgcaattgaaaCCTGATTGGCTCTAGATCCAAATAAAAATCTACACACTTTGGAATATGGGCTGGATATGGCTGACATTAcagaattattcattttattaggtattataatGGTATTGTGGTTATAAAGGAGGATGTCCTCAATCTTAGAAAATGTAGGCTGAAATATTTAGGGGCGAAGTACTGTGACCTCGTCaccttattttcaaatgtttcagcaaaaagttatatatttaaatagaaaaagcaaatgtggcacaatATTAACAACTCATGAATTTAACTGAAGAGTTTAttatactttcaacttttctgcagatgtaacattttttaaataaaaagttgagaataaaaaaatcacaaaaatagttTTGCTGAAGAAAATACCACACATTCCTTTTtactataatatttaatataataatatacactTATACATTGGTATTATTtacacttcattaaaaaaaacccattcAACCTGAAATTAACTACCTTAAACACACTATTTAACTTTCAGTGCTAATGtattaatttcttaaatataaatcaaaatagcTCAATATCTAAATTACTGATAACTAGATGCAGATGTAAGGATCATGAATCAATACTTCcattaagttaaaaatatcaataattttttgcaacatttcttctttgtttttcttctttgtctagaATAGTCTGTTTTAAGCTCAAAGTAGCATCTTGAAATCCAGGATTTAAGTCTAAGACCTTCTTGAAATCTTCCAAAGCATCATCAAAATATCCTGTACCAGAacccaaaaaatggaaaagagaaaagaaaccgagtatttctatatattattcaTGGAAAAGCTTTGATACATGtacttttgcttttatatttatgagCTTTCAGTCACTTCTAGTAAAGGAATCTTTTTATCTTAATAATATAGAGATGTGTATATCAAAGTAATTTTGTGTGCCCTTAGGGAATAATACACCTAAAATTAGCTATGGgtttatttattgagatttaaCAGGTAAATATTATCAatcatcttaaaattttaataaaactgtatCACCTGTTTTACATAATTGCAGTAAAATTAAGAAACGggaactaattttctttttgacactTTAAATGAAGAAACACTACCTATGGTCCCTTTAATCCAAGAATCTAAACTTCACTTTCTATTGTCTTGTGTGTCTTCAAAGATTTTAACTCAGAAAAGTTTCACAGGTGAACATCTGAATTGCCCTCATTTCACAGCTGGGAATGCACAAGCACAAAGTAATGGGGTCACCCCTGCTCCTGCGCCCAGGTCCAATTCCCACCCCAGTGCTCTGCTGTGATCTATAACGCCTATCAAAAGCCTAAAATAAACTCAGGGACACTTCCTTTGTTCCAAGCTCTAAACCTAAATTTCACagaactttaaaatttgattacCACGTTAGTTTTACAACATTTGAAAGCTCTGAAATAACAGAATACAGTCAATGacaaaactcaaaaagaaaaaaaattcttacccaGCCTATACAGTATCAACCCTCTGTTGTAATATGGAACTTCAAAATTGGGTTGGACTTCTATGGCAGATGTGTAGTCATCCATGGCTTCATAAAAATCAACCCTGAAGTACTTGATTTGCCCCCTGTTGTTATATGCAGTAGCCAAATCCTCAGGGCTGCATTTGCTTTAAACAAAAAGTTCACATTAAAAACACCGTGTTACCAAATTCCTCTCATTTCCACTTTCATTCTCTTTTGGGTATTGTCAAACTTCACAGCCTATAACATGCAGCATCAACACTGAAAATCCAAGCTGAAGAAAAAACGTACAAATAAAGAGCTAAAATCAATTTTTGTTTAACCCTGTTATCTACTTTTGTAGGGTTATACCACTGCAATGTCAACCTGAAAAGCATACTAACTTTACAGTGTGTTCACTGCCAATTTGTTCTGCTgaatataacattaaaatgatTGTTCATTTTTCTAAGCACACACCAGCAGGGCAAAGAAGACAGAACAGATAAATACTAAGCAAAGAGGGAAAGCCAGCCCAAAGCCCGAGTTTGCTATGGATATGTCACAATGTGAATCAATTTCATTCTCAAATTTTTAAGTGATCTTAAAACAATAAGATTTGAAATCATTTTCCACCAATAAAAAACTAAAGTTAACGCTAAGTGAAAATTCAACATGCTACGATCCCCAGGAAGTTATCTCTGGGGACAGAGTTgccctccctccagcctcagctggcATCCTCCCCAATGCCAGGCTGGCTTCCTGCTAGGAGGGTGGGCTCCTTTAGACCCCCTCAGGGCTCCAGTCAATTTTGATGTCCTTTGTGCAGAACTGGCTCTGCACCTGAGGGAACTAGAGGTTGCCCAAAGAGCTTTAAATTAGCAGCCATTCCTGGGCTGTACAGCCAGGTAGCTCTGACCAGCCACCAGCTCAACAGGTCACAGCCCCTGGCTGCCTTGAACCTTTCTCTGCACAGGACAAATAGTCTGCACAGAGAACATTA encodes:
- the TTC32 gene encoding tetratricopeptide repeat protein 32, with amino-acid sequence MEGQRQESHATLTLAQAHFNNGEYAEAEALYSAYIRRCACAASSDESPGSKCSPEDLATAYNNRGQIKYFRVDFYEAMDDYTSAIEVQPNFEVPYYNRGLILYRLGYFDDALEDFKKVLDLNPGFQDATLSLKQTILDKEEKQRRNVAKNY